In one Candidatus Hydrogenedentota bacterium genomic region, the following are encoded:
- a CDS encoding COX15/CtaA family protein gives MIQSFFTPRAFRIVGLTTVVAVYFLIAVGGIVRASGAGMGCPDWPTCFGQWIPPTDESQLPANYQEIYAERGYADTTFNVVKTWTEYINRLIGVTIGILIFLTLVSSYSYWQTDRTVTVLSFVSFLLVAFQGWLGAKVVESNLTPLLITAHMVIALLLVSILLYVVVRAQRSVFHFGTVTPSPGLQALMLVVLGLSLLQVVMGTQVRETIDKAVELFGEDKRYLWAESLGFGFYVHRTFSMVVFAVNFALAMKIVRETNEYGIIQVCAIAANALILFEIATGAALYYLAMPAVLQPTHLLLANLIFGLQFFMLLGYRYGSANGKEATAQ, from the coding sequence ATGATTCAGTCGTTCTTCACTCCGCGCGCATTTCGGATCGTTGGGCTGACGACGGTGGTGGCGGTCTACTTTCTAATCGCCGTCGGGGGTATCGTGCGCGCCTCGGGCGCCGGTATGGGATGTCCCGACTGGCCCACGTGTTTTGGACAGTGGATACCGCCCACAGACGAATCGCAGTTGCCCGCCAACTACCAGGAGATCTACGCCGAGCGCGGCTACGCGGACACAACGTTCAACGTCGTGAAGACATGGACGGAATACATTAACAGGCTCATCGGCGTGACCATAGGCATTCTCATCTTTCTCACGCTCGTGTCCTCGTACTCGTATTGGCAGACCGACCGAACCGTCACCGTATTGAGTTTTGTTTCGTTTCTGCTCGTGGCTTTTCAAGGATGGCTCGGGGCGAAGGTCGTCGAGTCGAATCTGACACCGCTCCTAATCACCGCGCATATGGTCATCGCTCTGCTGCTCGTTTCGATACTGCTCTACGTGGTCGTGCGTGCCCAGCGCTCGGTATTCCACTTCGGCACGGTCACGCCCAGTCCAGGCCTGCAAGCGCTGATGCTGGTGGTGCTGGGGTTGTCGCTGTTGCAGGTGGTGATGGGCACACAAGTCCGCGAGACCATCGATAAGGCGGTTGAGTTGTTTGGCGAAGACAAGCGCTACTTGTGGGCCGAATCCCTGGGATTCGGCTTCTACGTCCATCGAACATTTTCAATGGTTGTCTTCGCGGTCAATTTCGCGCTTGCAATGAAGATCGTTCGCGAGACGAACGAGTACGGAATTATTCAAGTCTGCGCGATTGCGGCCAACGCGCTCATTCTCTTCGAAATCGCGACGGGCGCGGCTCTCTACTACCTTGCGATGCCCGCCGTTCTACAGCCTACGCATTTGTTGTTGGCAAACCTCATATTCGGCCTGCAATTCTTCATGTTGCTCGGGTACCGCTACGGAAGCGCGAACGGCAAAGAAGCGACGGCACAATAG